A stretch of Ligilactobacillus faecis DNA encodes these proteins:
- a CDS encoding histidine phosphatase family protein, whose protein sequence is MEQTLYLMRHGQTLFDSLGKLEGWSDSPLTEKGKRQAKAAAKYFEQVDLSAAYCSASERCCDTLRATTNLPYMRLKGLKEQNFGLLEGEHDYFHHLFPYGERFVKYGGESDQAVKQRIVKTCTHLMHRSSSQNVLAVSHESACHQFLAHWDAKKARQIKRIPNGCIFKYGFEKRNDTFKLLEKIELDHV, encoded by the coding sequence ATGGAACAGACGTTATATTTGATGCGCCACGGGCAAACTTTATTTGATAGTTTAGGCAAACTCGAAGGTTGGAGCGATTCACCGTTGACAGAAAAAGGCAAAAGACAAGCTAAAGCAGCTGCTAAGTACTTTGAACAAGTCGATCTTTCAGCCGCGTATTGTTCAGCGTCAGAGCGTTGTTGCGATACGTTAAGAGCGACGACGAATCTACCATATATGCGGTTAAAAGGCCTCAAAGAACAAAACTTTGGTCTTTTAGAAGGTGAGCACGATTATTTCCATCATCTTTTCCCATACGGAGAACGTTTTGTCAAATATGGTGGCGAAAGTGATCAAGCTGTCAAACAACGGATCGTTAAAACGTGCACTCATTTGATGCATCGTTCTAGTAGTCAAAATGTTTTAGCTGTCAGTCATGAAAGTGCGTGTCATCAATTTTTAGCGCATTGGGATGCCAAAAAAGCACGTCAGATCAAGCGGATCCCTAATGGATGTATTTTCAAATATGGCTTTGAGAAAAGGAATGATACTTTTAAACTATTAGAAAAGATCGAACTAGATCACGTGTGA
- a CDS encoding family 1 glycosylhydrolase: protein MAFRKDFLWGGATAANQYEGGFDEDGKGLNAIDVLTNGSATSPRKVTWKLPNGQTGATPVEWGGQPFKLPKGAVPALLEGYYYPSHTATDFYHHYEEDLKLMAEMGFRCYRLSLNWARIFPNGDDKEPNEAGLAFYDKIFELCQTYGMEPLVTLSHYELPLALIQKYGGWKDRKLIAIFERYAQTVFTRYQGKVKYWLTFNEINAIDMAPYIAAGLLDSNLNDRANAAHNQFVASALAVKAAHALDEQMQVGQMLAYQPAYPYTCDPADQIKVMEYNQQMLFYTDVQTGGRYPDFKLKEYERKNITLDDRPEDYELLRKYPADFLSFSCYGSSVLTTHEEAARESGNLGINGIKNPYLETNAWGWATDPDCLRLALNVLWDRYHKPLWVVENGLGWADELTADGKIHDDYRIKYLQANINSMKEAVELDGVDLLGYTMWGCIDLVSNGTGEMKKRYGFVYVDRDDHGHGSLARIPKDSFYWYQKVIQTNGADLSN from the coding sequence ATGGCATTTAGAAAAGATTTTTTGTGGGGTGGCGCAACAGCGGCTAACCAATACGAAGGTGGCTTTGATGAAGATGGCAAAGGCTTGAATGCGATCGATGTCTTGACAAACGGTTCAGCGACCTCACCGCGCAAAGTGACTTGGAAACTACCAAACGGTCAGACCGGGGCCACACCAGTCGAATGGGGCGGTCAACCGTTCAAACTGCCTAAAGGAGCTGTACCGGCGCTTCTTGAAGGTTATTACTATCCGAGTCATACAGCGACAGATTTTTACCATCATTATGAAGAAGATCTCAAGCTGATGGCAGAGATGGGCTTTCGCTGTTACCGCTTATCGCTCAACTGGGCACGGATCTTTCCTAATGGTGATGACAAAGAACCAAATGAAGCAGGCTTAGCCTTTTATGATAAGATCTTTGAGCTCTGTCAGACGTATGGGATGGAACCGTTAGTGACTTTATCGCACTATGAGTTACCACTAGCTTTGATCCAAAAATACGGTGGGTGGAAAGACCGCAAGTTGATCGCGATCTTTGAACGTTATGCGCAGACAGTTTTTACCCGTTATCAAGGAAAAGTCAAATATTGGTTGACCTTTAACGAGATCAATGCGATCGATATGGCGCCTTACATTGCGGCTGGGCTTCTTGATTCAAACTTGAATGATCGTGCTAACGCTGCCCACAATCAATTTGTGGCTAGTGCATTAGCAGTCAAAGCAGCGCACGCGCTTGATGAACAGATGCAAGTCGGGCAAATGTTAGCTTACCAACCAGCTTATCCATATACATGTGATCCAGCCGACCAGATCAAAGTTATGGAATATAACCAGCAGATGCTTTTTTATACTGATGTGCAGACTGGTGGGCGCTATCCTGATTTTAAATTAAAAGAATACGAGCGCAAAAATATCACTTTAGATGATCGGCCCGAAGACTATGAGCTTTTGCGCAAATATCCAGCGGATTTCTTGAGTTTTTCTTGTTACGGTTCGAGTGTTTTGACGACGCATGAAGAAGCGGCACGTGAAAGTGGGAACTTAGGGATCAATGGGATCAAAAATCCATATTTAGAAACGAACGCTTGGGGCTGGGCGACTGATCCAGATTGTTTACGCTTAGCTCTAAACGTTTTGTGGGATCGTTACCATAAACCGCTGTGGGTCGTTGAAAACGGCTTAGGTTGGGCCGATGAACTCACGGCTGATGGCAAGATCCACGATGATTACCGGATCAAATATTTACAAGCAAATATCAACTCGATGAAAGAGGCTGTCGAACTCGATGGGGTCGATCTCTTAGGTTATACGATGTGGGGCTGTATCGACCTTGTCTCAAACGGGACCGGTGAGATGAAGAAGCGCTATGGCTTTGTCTATGTTGATCGAGACGATCACGGGCACGGAAGTTTAGCGCGGATCCCGAAAGACTCATTTTATTGGTATCAAAAAGTCATCCAAACTAATGGCGCCGATCTTTCGAATTAG
- a CDS encoding DUF2922 domain-containing protein, with protein sequence MKKLSLGFHSSTQKTLHRLQLNYVEKELSPQEVQQAMQEIASLQLFVDKEGQKLLETPVSAAYVTTATEPLFGFKK encoded by the coding sequence ATGAAAAAATTAAGTTTAGGCTTTCACTCAAGTACCCAAAAAACTTTGCACCGCCTCCAGCTCAATTACGTTGAAAAAGAATTGAGTCCACAAGAAGTCCAACAAGCAATGCAAGAGATCGCTTCATTGCAGCTCTTTGTCGATAAAGAGGGGCAAAAACTCTTGGAAACACCAGTCAGTGCTGCCTACGTCACAACTGCGACAGAACCGCTCTTTGGCTTTAAAAAATAG
- a CDS encoding 6-phospho-beta-glucosidase produces the protein MQKDFLWGGAVAAHQFEGGWDADGKGPSVIDVLTAGAHGVPRRLTETIEADEFYPNHEAIDFYHHYKEDIALFAEMGLKCFRTSIAWTRIYPKGIEEEPNEAGLKFYDEMFDELLKYGIEPVITLSHFEMPLYLAKEYGGFRNKKVIDHFVKFAKTVFERYRGKVKYWMTFNEINNQMDTNNPLFLWTNSGVTLKEGEDPREVLFQVAHNELVASARAVKLGHEIDPDFKIGCMISHVPIYPYSCAPADILAAQQAMHERYFFSDVQVRGYYPGYAKKEWERNGYHLEITPEELADLKQGTVDYIGFSYYMSTTVKADVKNEQLENVVNGGMENAVENPYIEVSDWGWAIDPLGLRYTLNNLYERYQLPLFIVENGFGAIDELEDGTVHDQARIDYLTAHIKALEEAVDYDGVELLGYTPWGIIDLVSFTTGEMKKRYGMIYVDRDNAGHGTLKRYKKDSFAWYRDVIKHNGISE, from the coding sequence ATGCAAAAAGATTTTCTCTGGGGTGGCGCAGTTGCTGCCCATCAATTTGAAGGTGGTTGGGACGCAGATGGTAAAGGACCTAGCGTGATCGATGTTTTGACGGCAGGAGCACACGGTGTGCCACGGCGTTTAACAGAAACGATCGAAGCGGATGAATTTTATCCAAACCATGAAGCGATCGACTTTTATCATCACTATAAAGAAGATATCGCGCTTTTCGCTGAGATGGGGCTCAAATGCTTCCGAACTTCGATCGCTTGGACGCGGATCTATCCAAAAGGGATCGAAGAAGAACCAAATGAAGCTGGGTTAAAATTTTATGATGAAATGTTTGATGAGCTTTTAAAATATGGGATCGAACCAGTCATCACGCTCTCGCACTTTGAGATGCCACTTTATTTAGCCAAAGAGTACGGCGGTTTCCGGAATAAGAAAGTGATCGATCATTTTGTCAAATTTGCCAAAACGGTCTTTGAACGCTACCGAGGCAAAGTCAAATACTGGATGACATTTAATGAGATCAATAATCAAATGGATACGAACAATCCGCTCTTTTTATGGACGAACTCAGGTGTAACATTAAAAGAAGGTGAAGATCCCCGCGAGGTCTTATTCCAAGTAGCGCATAATGAACTTGTGGCTAGTGCGCGCGCTGTTAAACTTGGGCATGAGATCGATCCTGACTTTAAGATCGGCTGTATGATCTCACATGTCCCGATCTACCCATATTCATGTGCTCCAGCTGATATTTTAGCTGCCCAACAGGCGATGCACGAACGCTATTTCTTCTCAGACGTGCAAGTGCGTGGTTATTACCCGGGTTATGCCAAAAAAGAATGGGAAAGAAATGGCTACCACTTAGAGATCACCCCAGAAGAATTAGCCGACCTCAAACAAGGGACGGTCGATTACATCGGCTTTAGTTATTATATGTCGACAACAGTCAAAGCTGATGTTAAAAATGAGCAGCTAGAAAATGTTGTCAACGGTGGCATGGAAAATGCGGTCGAAAATCCATATATCGAAGTTTCTGATTGGGGTTGGGCGATCGATCCTTTAGGTTTACGGTATACGTTGAACAATTTGTATGAACGTTACCAACTACCACTTTTCATCGTTGAAAATGGCTTTGGTGCGATCGATGAATTAGAAGATGGCACTGTCCACGATCAAGCGCGGATCGACTATTTGACTGCCCATATCAAAGCCTTAGAAGAAGCAGTCGACTATGATGGAGTCGAGCTGTTAGGTTATACTCCATGGGGGATCATCGATCTAGTCTCCTTTACGACGGGGGAAATGAAAAAACGTTATGGTATGATCTATGTTGATCGCGATAATGCAGGGCATGGGACACTCAAACGCTATAAAAAAGATTCTTTTGCCTGGTATCGTGATGTGATCAAACATAACGGGATCAGTGAATAA
- a CDS encoding PLDc N-terminal domain-containing protein, whose translation MNLKILIPLVLIGIVYLYLCIRSIFWKDETRYLPKIVWLGICLVSVPLGGVLYYFVGREV comes from the coding sequence ATGAATTTGAAGATCTTGATCCCGTTGGTTTTGATAGGGATCGTCTACTTATATTTATGTATCCGCAGTATCTTTTGGAAAGATGAGACGCGCTATTTACCAAAGATCGTTTGGCTAGGGATCTGTTTGGTATCAGTTCCTTTAGGGGGCGTGCTCTATTACTTTGTTGGACGTGAGGTGTAG
- a CDS encoding VIT1/CCC1 transporter family protein has protein sequence MKKQLSLAQKVNVLRASVMGANDGIISVAGIVIGVAGAHESNYAILISGIAGMLAGTVSMAMGEYVSVSTQKDSEKQAIAQEKSYLTLNYDHEFQMVEQKYLAQGIKEELAYQATKEMMAKDPLVTTVRERFGLNINEIINPYAAALASMLSFPTGSLLPMLAITIFPEKIKIIATFIAVLIALALTGWGAAILSNADKKQGILRNILSGMLTMTVTYIIGRIIGG, from the coding sequence ATGAAAAAACAACTTAGTTTAGCGCAAAAAGTCAATGTTTTGCGCGCCAGCGTCATGGGAGCAAATGACGGGATCATCTCTGTTGCAGGGATCGTCATCGGGGTCGCTGGAGCGCATGAAAGTAACTATGCGATCTTGATCTCTGGGATCGCTGGGATGCTTGCAGGAACTGTTTCGATGGCGATGGGCGAATATGTCTCAGTCAGCACTCAAAAAGACTCTGAAAAACAGGCGATCGCGCAAGAAAAGAGCTACCTTACTTTGAACTATGACCACGAATTTCAAATGGTCGAACAAAAATATCTTGCGCAAGGGATCAAAGAAGAATTAGCCTACCAAGCTACAAAAGAGATGATGGCTAAAGACCCCCTTGTAACAACTGTACGGGAACGCTTTGGGTTAAACATCAATGAGATCATCAACCCTTATGCAGCTGCACTTGCTTCAATGCTTTCGTTTCCGACAGGCTCTTTATTACCAATGCTTGCGATCACGATCTTTCCTGAAAAGATCAAGATCATAGCTACTTTTATCGCAGTCTTGATCGCCTTAGCTTTAACAGGCTGGGGCGCTGCGATCTTAAGTAACGCTGATAAAAAGCAAGGGATCTTACGCAATATCTTATCTGGCATGTTGACGATGACGGTGACATACATCATCGGTCGGATCATCGGGGGGTAA
- the mnmE gene encoding tRNA uridine-5-carboxymethylaminomethyl(34) synthesis GTPase MnmE: MANMAVTEFDTIAAIATPPGEGAISIVRLSGDEAVTIANKVFKGKDLTQVASHTINYGHLIDPKKDEVIDEVMVSVLRAPKTFTREDTVEINCHGGIVPTNKILQVLLTNGARLAEPGEYTKRAFLHGRIDLTQAESVMDLIRAKTDRSRKVALGQLDGNLSQMITALRQEILDALAQVEVNIDYPEYDDVEEMTSKVLREKAFEVKAKIQNLLVTAEQGKILREGLATALVGRPNVGKSSLLNYLLHEEKAIVTDIAGTTRDVIEEYVNVRGVPLKLVDTAGIRETDDLVEKIGVKRSREAIAKADLVLLVLNNSEELTAADYELLEATKDKKRIIILNKTDLPARLDQAKLAKVAKTEEILATSVLQNDGLAKLEERIAELFYGGIENSQTSVLVTNARHISLLEQAEASLDAVLAGLDASLPVDLVQIDMTTAWELLGEITGDSYQDELLDQLFSQFCLGK, translated from the coding sequence ATGGCTAATATGGCAGTAACTGAATTTGACACGATCGCTGCGATCGCCACCCCTCCTGGCGAAGGTGCGATCTCGATCGTGCGGTTGAGTGGTGATGAAGCAGTTACGATCGCAAATAAGGTGTTCAAAGGTAAAGACTTGACGCAAGTAGCAAGTCACACGATCAACTATGGGCATTTGATCGACCCTAAAAAAGATGAAGTGATCGATGAAGTCATGGTCTCAGTCTTACGTGCGCCGAAAACATTTACCCGTGAAGATACTGTTGAGATCAACTGTCACGGTGGGATCGTGCCAACTAATAAGATCTTACAAGTGCTTTTGACGAATGGAGCGCGGTTAGCCGAACCAGGTGAATATACGAAACGTGCTTTCTTACATGGGCGGATCGATTTGACGCAAGCCGAGTCAGTGATGGATCTGATCCGGGCTAAAACAGATCGTTCGCGCAAAGTTGCTTTAGGGCAACTAGATGGTAACCTTTCCCAAATGATCACGGCGTTACGCCAAGAGATCTTAGATGCACTGGCACAAGTCGAAGTCAATATCGACTATCCCGAGTATGATGACGTTGAAGAGATGACGTCTAAAGTTTTACGTGAAAAAGCTTTTGAAGTCAAAGCAAAGATCCAAAACTTGTTAGTGACCGCTGAACAAGGTAAGATTTTACGCGAAGGGCTTGCCACAGCTTTAGTTGGTCGCCCCAATGTCGGTAAGTCCAGCTTATTGAATTATTTATTACACGAAGAAAAAGCGATCGTAACTGATATTGCAGGGACGACGCGCGATGTGATCGAAGAATATGTTAACGTACGTGGTGTCCCACTGAAATTGGTCGATACGGCTGGGATCCGCGAGACAGATGACCTGGTCGAAAAGATCGGCGTCAAACGTTCACGAGAAGCAATCGCAAAAGCCGACCTAGTTTTACTTGTTTTGAATAATAGTGAAGAGTTGACTGCGGCTGACTATGAGCTACTTGAAGCAACTAAAGATAAAAAGCGGATCATCATTTTAAATAAGACAGATCTTCCGGCTCGCCTTGATCAAGCAAAATTAGCCAAAGTCGCTAAAACTGAAGAGATCTTAGCGACATCAGTCTTACAAAATGATGGCTTAGCAAAACTTGAAGAACGGATCGCTGAACTTTTCTACGGCGGGATCGAAAACTCGCAAACAAGTGTTTTAGTGACCAATGCCCGCCACATTTCACTGTTAGAACAAGCCGAAGCGAGTTTAGATGCAGTTTTAGCCGGGCTTGACGCAAGCTTACCTGTTGATCTCGTGCAGATCGATATGACGACGGCTTGGGAGCTTTTAGGTGAGATCACTGGTGATAGTTATCAAGATGAGTTGTTAGATCAACTCTTTAGTCAATTTTGTTTAGGAAAATAA
- a CDS encoding helix-turn-helix domain-containing protein: MKYELMLFDKNWQFSLSEYLAQMAHQHEAIMARSFERQEQLKTKQPKESAQHTTFEPQALVLSQKTKAYYQRQNLKVDYQLAFHRIRKQLGLSQRAFAKCLGIKLKQVQAIEAGKVLPTLDELLKLATVSGQTLRISFE, encoded by the coding sequence ATGAAATATGAACTGATGCTCTTTGATAAAAACTGGCAGTTTTCTTTATCAGAGTATCTGGCACAAATGGCGCACCAACATGAAGCGATCATGGCTCGCTCTTTTGAACGACAAGAACAGCTAAAAACTAAGCAACCTAAAGAAAGCGCACAACACACGACTTTTGAACCACAAGCACTAGTCCTTTCGCAAAAGACCAAAGCTTATTACCAACGGCAAAATCTCAAAGTCGATTACCAATTAGCTTTTCACCGGATCAGAAAACAGTTGGGGCTAAGTCAACGTGCTTTTGCTAAATGCTTAGGGATAAAACTTAAGCAAGTACAAGCGATCGAAGCTGGTAAGGTTTTACCAACGCTTGATGAATTGCTCAAGTTAGCGACAGTGAGCGGTCAAACTTTGCGCATCAGCTTTGAATGA
- a CDS encoding ATP-binding cassette domain-containing protein, which yields MDKTLLAVEALTVKFGKFKALDTVSFALQTDAGVVGLIGPNGAGKTTLIQTILRQNRAQGKLMVNCKIAYCPDMPEFEKQYTPVEVLAQALYLNGAKFERQRVFSILKRVGLAQALDRPNGGFSRGMKQRLGIAVALVLDPEMIFLDEPTSALDPLGRKEILTLIKEIAKEKVVVVSSHLLVDIQNIATHLLVLNEGHLLYQGKTKDFLATYDRLAVLKLEANDLLRATQYLAKAKIKVTVVKEEASLYFEKENLAKVMQIVLAYQLKFYFCGVDDNGLERAFENIVQHDQTKKQVSR from the coding sequence ATGGATAAAACCCTTTTAGCTGTCGAGGCGCTGACCGTTAAGTTTGGCAAGTTTAAAGCTTTAGATACAGTTTCGTTTGCCCTCCAAACGGATGCTGGTGTCGTCGGGCTGATCGGGCCAAATGGGGCCGGCAAAACGACTTTGATCCAGACGATCTTACGGCAAAATCGAGCTCAAGGAAAACTTATGGTAAATTGTAAGATAGCCTATTGCCCAGATATGCCGGAATTTGAAAAGCAATATACGCCTGTTGAAGTGTTAGCTCAAGCACTTTATTTAAATGGGGCCAAGTTTGAGCGCCAAAGGGTCTTTTCGATCTTAAAAAGAGTTGGGCTAGCTCAAGCACTTGATCGACCAAATGGTGGGTTTTCCCGGGGAATGAAACAACGTTTAGGGATCGCCGTTGCGTTAGTTTTAGATCCCGAGATGATCTTTTTAGATGAGCCAACAAGTGCTTTAGATCCTCTAGGAAGAAAAGAAATTTTAACACTGATAAAAGAGATCGCTAAAGAAAAAGTCGTTGTCGTCTCGAGTCATCTACTCGTTGATATCCAAAATATTGCAACGCACCTTTTAGTCTTAAACGAAGGGCATTTGTTATATCAAGGAAAAACAAAAGATTTTTTAGCGACCTATGATCGCTTGGCGGTGTTAAAACTCGAAGCTAATGACCTTTTACGTGCTACACAATATTTAGCCAAGGCTAAGATCAAAGTGACTGTAGTTAAAGAGGAAGCAAGTTTATATTTTGAAAAAGAAAATTTGGCAAAAGTTATGCAGATCGTGTTAGCGTACCAACTCAAGTTTTATTTTTGTGGTGTTGATGATAATGGACTTGAACGCGCTTTTGAAAATATCGTCCAGCATGACCAAACTAAAAAGCAGGTGAGCCGATGA
- a CDS encoding VIT1/CCC1 transporter family protein: MKKTTSMSERLNTLRAGVLGSNDGILTVVGVLFSVAVATTNQFTIFIAGLSDLLACAFSMAAGEYASVSTQKDAEKAAVAKEKALLKHDFATELEAVKVFYVEKGVTSKTAQLIAEDLMQKKPLETVIAVKYNLKLGQYMNPWNAALSSLVSASLGGIFPLAAMSLSPVQYQWPLTILAVLVSVGLTGYLSARLGNGMVKTAIIRNIIVGIITMIIHYSVGLLL, from the coding sequence ATGAAAAAAACTACTTCAATGAGTGAACGACTAAACACTTTACGGGCTGGCGTTTTAGGTTCAAATGATGGGATCTTGACCGTTGTCGGAGTCTTATTTAGTGTCGCCGTAGCCACGACTAACCAATTTACGATCTTTATCGCCGGTCTCTCTGATCTATTAGCCTGCGCTTTCTCGATGGCAGCTGGTGAATACGCCTCAGTCAGCACTCAAAAAGATGCTGAAAAAGCGGCGGTTGCCAAAGAAAAAGCGTTATTAAAACACGATTTCGCTACTGAATTAGAAGCGGTCAAAGTCTTTTACGTCGAAAAAGGCGTTACCTCAAAAACTGCACAGCTGATCGCTGAAGATCTCATGCAAAAAAAGCCGTTAGAAACTGTGATCGCAGTGAAATATAACTTGAAACTCGGCCAATATATGAATCCTTGGAACGCAGCCTTATCTTCGTTAGTTTCAGCGTCACTCGGTGGGATCTTCCCGCTCGCTGCGATGTCGCTTAGTCCCGTCCAATATCAATGGCCCCTAACGATCTTAGCCGTACTTGTCTCAGTCGGTTTGACTGGTTATCTCAGTGCACGTCTTGGCAACGGCATGGTCAAAACTGCGATCATTCGCAATATCATCGTCGGGATCATTACGATGATCATCCACTATTCTGTCGGGTTACTGCTCTAA
- a CDS encoding DUF2207 domain-containing protein, translating to MKKGKVLLGIVSALLLLFHLQAIKAAGSYEITGYNATADILEDGSIELTQKITYAFDGDFNGVYYDQNLTKIKQLSDVFVAVTQAGQTTTLKEATTGANNTYQLLQEADKLRIKVFHKVSDEDVTLTYRYKLFGLVTNYRDTAELNWKILGAGWDEPVQNIKVTLNFPTRPQNELQAWSHGPLTGYTAVDKKQGKVTLTLAELPTDQFLETHLLFPTAVTAKNQQFVDKDAKQTIQQAEAVLAKEANEKRKAEKRQMQMLKNGFLGVILLASGGMLFLLWRDPGKKKLKFPPVTHSYEVPRYTPLEAWAIVKDQTPDSQAFSAYLLELAGQKRLMLEKVPGKKAENYLITLKDQTLLDQELFNFLFTKVGTGTAFTLEELKRYGKRNRQAKQLSKSFDQWSETNFKKARALGYYDAQSTGWLWTIGIAGALDIFALMLIGFFVTGIWRYLCFGLAGGVLVLSWRYLTTHARYTETGQEALYELKCFKKMLSDIGRFDLKKVGDLVLWEQILPYAVIFGLAKKVIRALQVEFGEAELREAFGTYYFVYFSDDFDHSFASSFSNTMTNVTSYSSASGGSGGFSGGSSGGGGGGTGGAF from the coding sequence ATGAAGAAAGGGAAAGTTTTACTTGGGATCGTAAGTGCACTTTTATTATTGTTCCATCTGCAAGCGATCAAAGCTGCGGGAAGCTATGAGATCACTGGCTATAATGCGACAGCCGATATTTTAGAAGATGGTAGTATCGAACTGACGCAAAAGATAACATATGCCTTTGACGGGGATTTTAACGGTGTTTACTATGATCAAAATTTAACTAAGATCAAGCAATTAAGTGATGTCTTTGTCGCAGTCACACAAGCTGGACAAACGACAACTTTGAAAGAAGCTACGACTGGGGCTAATAATACTTACCAGCTATTACAAGAGGCAGATAAGCTACGGATCAAAGTCTTTCATAAAGTTTCGGATGAAGACGTGACTTTGACATATCGCTACAAATTGTTCGGGTTAGTCACTAATTATCGTGATACAGCTGAATTGAATTGGAAGATCTTAGGCGCAGGTTGGGATGAACCAGTCCAAAATATCAAAGTGACACTCAATTTCCCGACTAGACCTCAAAATGAGCTCCAAGCTTGGTCGCATGGGCCCCTGACTGGGTATACGGCTGTCGATAAAAAACAAGGTAAAGTTACTTTAACGTTAGCAGAATTACCAACAGATCAATTTTTAGAGACGCATCTTTTATTTCCAACGGCCGTCACCGCTAAAAATCAACAATTTGTTGATAAAGATGCTAAGCAAACTATCCAACAAGCCGAAGCTGTGTTAGCTAAAGAAGCAAATGAAAAGCGGAAAGCAGAAAAAAGGCAGATGCAAATGCTCAAAAATGGCTTTTTAGGTGTGATCTTACTTGCTTCAGGCGGGATGCTCTTTTTATTGTGGCGCGATCCAGGCAAGAAAAAACTGAAATTTCCACCAGTGACGCATAGTTATGAGGTACCTCGATATACTCCTCTTGAGGCGTGGGCGATCGTAAAAGATCAAACTCCAGATAGTCAGGCTTTTAGTGCGTATTTGTTAGAATTAGCAGGTCAAAAACGACTTATGCTCGAAAAAGTTCCTGGTAAAAAGGCTGAGAATTATTTGATCACTTTGAAAGATCAAACCTTACTCGACCAAGAGCTCTTCAACTTTTTATTTACCAAAGTCGGTACAGGGACAGCTTTTACTTTAGAAGAGTTGAAGCGCTACGGGAAGCGCAACCGCCAGGCTAAACAACTATCTAAAAGTTTTGATCAATGGTCTGAAACGAATTTTAAAAAAGCGCGCGCACTAGGGTATTATGATGCCCAAAGTACAGGCTGGTTATGGACGATCGGAATAGCAGGTGCGTTAGACATTTTTGCCCTGATGCTCATCGGTTTTTTTGTCACAGGTATTTGGCGCTACCTTTGTTTTGGGCTCGCCGGGGGAGTTTTAGTTTTAAGTTGGCGTTATCTGACAACACATGCGCGTTATACTGAGACTGGGCAAGAAGCTTTATATGAACTTAAATGCTTTAAAAAGATGTTAAGTGATATTGGACGTTTTGATCTTAAAAAAGTCGGTGATCTAGTCTTGTGGGAGCAGATCTTACCATATGCAGTCATTTTTGGCTTAGCTAAAAAAGTTATCCGAGCTTTACAAGTCGAGTTTGGAGAGGCTGAGCTAAGAGAAGCTTTTGGGACCTACTATTTCGTTTACTTTAGTGATGACTTTGATCATTCGTTTGCAAGTAGTTTTTCAAACACTATGACCAATGTTACGAGCTATTCTTCGGCTAGTGGAGGCTCAGGTGGTTTTTCAGGCGGTAGTTCTGGTGGCGGTGGTGGTGGCACTGGCGGTGCTTTCTAA